The following are encoded together in the Streptomyces tsukubensis genome:
- a CDS encoding UPF0182 family membrane protein: MPDRGGGPTGPRIRVGRPSRRVRTLLMTLGVLAVLVMAFVMFAGFWTDWLWYRSVDYSSVFTTTLWTKVGLFVVFGLLMAAAVGANVWLAHRLRPPLSAMSMEQQNLDRYRMGIAPYKKWILFGLTALVGLIAGASAAGQWRTWLMWVNGVPFGQKDPQFHLDVAFYAFDLPWYRFLLGFGFAASVLSLVAAVLTHYLYGGLRVTSPGARATAAATGHLSVVLGIFVSLKAVAYWLDRYGLAVKASDFKATGNWTGLRYVDANAYLPAKTILFCIAVICAVLFFATLWRRTWQLPVIGFGLMVLSAILIGGLYPAIVQKFQVQPNEQAKESPYVEKNLKATRAAYGINDTKVTEYPGKSETDDKSKLRSDADNAASIRLIDPNVVSPTFQQLQQMRNYYAFPSNLDVDRYTKDGKDQDTVIGLRELDLNGIPKHNWINDHFRYTHGYGVVAAKGTAADAGGSPVFTESDLPSKGSLGKYEQRVYYGEKTSQYSIVGGPQKEIDYSDENGERTTSYKAKSGVNLSNPLNRAAYAVSLGEPQILYSGAIGEGSRILYNRTPKERVEAVAPWLTIDGDSYPAVVNGRIQWIVDAYTTSNGYPYASRTTLGDTTADSLTAANNQRAVVAQQNQVNYIRNSVKATVDAYTGKVKLYQWDKKDPVLKTWMKAFPNTVQPKADISKTLMDHLRYPQDLFKVQRELLTRYHVKSAQTFLSGSEVWQVPDDPTNKSGNAVPPYYLSMRMPDEANQAFSLTTTFTPNGRDNLSAFMSVNAEAGTSDYGKIDILKMPSAETIDGPKQVQSKFNSNEAIAEKIRLLRGGDSEVEYGNLLTVPLDGELLYVEPVYVRGGGLKYPLLRKVLVTYAGKTAFEDTLDKALNVVFGTESETPAEPEKPGDTTKPPPATGNETVQDALSDADKAFKSGQDAMKKGDWEAYGKAQDDLQDALQRAADAQKAAGEKSTDKNGSDKGDSDKDSGEKESGKGS; this comes from the coding sequence ATGCCGGACCGCGGCGGAGGCCCGACGGGGCCACGGATCAGAGTGGGCCGCCCGTCCCGGCGTGTCCGGACCCTGCTCATGACATTGGGCGTCCTGGCCGTACTGGTCATGGCGTTCGTCATGTTCGCCGGGTTCTGGACCGACTGGCTCTGGTATCGGTCTGTCGACTATTCGTCGGTCTTCACCACCACCTTGTGGACCAAGGTGGGTCTTTTCGTCGTCTTCGGACTTCTCATGGCCGCCGCCGTGGGTGCCAACGTATGGCTGGCACACCGTCTGCGGCCCCCACTCAGTGCCATGTCGATGGAGCAGCAGAACCTCGACAGGTACCGGATGGGTATCGCCCCGTACAAGAAATGGATCCTGTTCGGTCTGACCGCGTTGGTCGGGCTGATCGCGGGAGCGTCCGCCGCGGGCCAGTGGCGCACCTGGCTGATGTGGGTGAACGGCGTCCCCTTCGGCCAGAAGGACCCGCAGTTCCACCTGGACGTGGCGTTCTACGCGTTCGACCTCCCGTGGTACCGCTTCCTGCTCGGCTTCGGATTCGCCGCCTCCGTGCTGTCCCTCGTCGCGGCCGTACTGACGCACTATCTCTACGGTGGTCTGCGGGTCACCAGTCCTGGCGCGCGGGCGACGGCGGCGGCCACCGGCCACCTCTCCGTGGTCCTCGGCATCTTCGTCTCCCTGAAGGCCGTCGCGTACTGGCTCGACCGGTACGGCCTCGCGGTGAAGGCCAGTGACTTCAAGGCCACGGGCAACTGGACGGGTCTGCGGTACGTGGACGCCAACGCCTACCTGCCCGCGAAGACGATCCTGTTCTGCATCGCCGTCATCTGTGCGGTGCTGTTCTTCGCGACGCTCTGGCGGCGTACCTGGCAGCTGCCCGTCATCGGCTTCGGCCTGATGGTCCTCTCGGCCATCCTGATCGGCGGGCTCTACCCGGCGATCGTGCAGAAGTTCCAGGTCCAGCCGAACGAGCAGGCCAAGGAATCGCCGTACGTCGAGAAGAACCTGAAGGCGACCCGGGCCGCGTACGGGATCAACGACACCAAGGTCACGGAGTATCCGGGCAAGAGCGAGACCGACGACAAGTCGAAGCTGCGCTCGGACGCCGACAATGCGGCGAGCATCCGTCTGATCGACCCGAACGTGGTCTCACCGACGTTCCAGCAGCTCCAGCAGATGCGTAACTACTACGCGTTCCCGTCCAATCTCGATGTCGACCGTTACACCAAGGACGGCAAGGACCAGGACACCGTCATCGGTCTGCGCGAGCTGGACCTGAACGGCATCCCCAAGCACAACTGGATCAACGACCACTTCCGCTACACCCACGGGTACGGCGTGGTGGCGGCCAAGGGCACCGCCGCGGACGCGGGGGGCAGCCCGGTCTTCACCGAGTCGGACCTGCCGTCCAAGGGGTCGCTCGGCAAGTACGAGCAGCGGGTCTACTACGGCGAGAAGACGTCGCAGTACTCGATCGTCGGCGGTCCCCAGAAGGAGATCGACTACTCCGACGAGAACGGCGAGCGGACCACCAGCTACAAGGCGAAGAGCGGTGTCAATCTCTCCAATCCGCTGAACAGGGCGGCCTACGCCGTCTCGCTGGGGGAGCCGCAGATCCTCTACTCGGGCGCCATCGGAGAGGGTTCTCGGATCCTCTACAACCGGACCCCCAAGGAGCGCGTCGAGGCGGTGGCCCCCTGGCTCACCATCGACGGCGACTCCTACCCGGCGGTGGTCAACGGGCGTATCCAGTGGATCGTCGACGCCTACACGACGTCCAACGGCTATCCGTACGCCTCGCGCACCACGCTCGGCGACACCACGGCTGACTCGCTGACGGCCGCCAACAACCAGCGGGCGGTGGTGGCCCAGCAGAACCAGGTCAACTACATCCGCAACTCGGTGAAGGCGACCGTCGACGCGTACACGGGCAAGGTCAAGCTCTACCAGTGGGACAAGAAGGACCCGGTCCTCAAGACCTGGATGAAGGCCTTCCCGAACACGGTGCAGCCCAAGGCGGACATCTCGAAGACGCTGATGGACCACCTCCGCTACCCGCAGGACCTGTTCAAGGTCCAGCGTGAGCTGTTGACGCGTTACCACGTCAAATCCGCGCAGACGTTCCTGAGCGGCAGCGAGGTGTGGCAGGTCCCGGACGACCCGACCAACAAGTCGGGCAACGCGGTGCCGCCGTACTACCTGAGCATGCGGATGCCGGACGAGGCGAATCAGGCGTTCTCACTGACCACGACGTTCACGCCGAACGGCCGTGACAACCTGAGCGCCTTCATGTCGGTCAACGCCGAGGCGGGCACCTCCGACTACGGCAAGATCGACATCCTGAAGATGCCTTCGGCGGAGACCATCGACGGACCCAAACAGGTCCAGTCCAAGTTCAACTCCAACGAGGCCATCGCCGAGAAGATCAGGCTTCTGCGTGGTGGAGACTCGGAAGTCGAGTACGGCAACCTGCTGACCGTCCCACTCGACGGTGAGTTGCTCTACGTCGAGCCGGTCTACGTGCGCGGCGGGGGGCTCAAGTATCCGCTGCTGCGGAAGGTGCTCGTCACCTACGCGGGCAAGACCGCCTTCGAGGACACCCTCGACAAGGCGCTCAACGTGGTCTTCGGCACGGAGAGCGAGACGCCCGCGGAGCCCGAGAAACCCGGCGACACCACCAAGCCGCCGCCGGCCACGGGCAACGAGACGGTGCAGGACGCCCTCAGCGACGCCGACAAGGCGTTCAAGTCCGGCCAGGACGCCATGAAGAAGGGCGACTGGGAGGCCTACGGCAAGGCGCAGGACGACCTCCAGGACGCCCTCCAGCGAGCTGCCGACGCCCAGAAGGCCGCCGGGGAGAAGAGCACCGACAAGAACGGCTCCGACAAGGGCGACAGCGACAAGGACAGCGGCGAGAAGGAGAGCGGAAAGGGCAGCTGA
- a CDS encoding tetratricopeptide repeat protein, with protein sequence MDVMGDKATLWETGRFVQSDADDRDETGAADTEARQRCAAATGDIAATSALGALLLRQGELDEAETHLRAATGAGDRAAANNLGVLLHQRGYPEEAAGWWRVAAVAGSAAAAHSLGRHHRERGDEPAAEYWLRQSAEEGHVLGAYALADLLEHRGDVGAERWMRTAAERGHREAAYRLARVLERRAVDDLRAASALLTPRATPGRPTTARTGGSRNAGGESASGGKNGGTKGGAKPAAEEAEQWYRQAAARGHQRAALHLGAILEKRGELKEAGRWYLTSAKDGEPRAACALGFLLRDAGDEENAAVWWLKAAQAGDGNAANALGALHAEHGQNQTAERWYRSAMDAGDINGAYNLALLCAEQQRTAQAEQWYRRAAYAGHREAANALAILLLQGGDAAGAEPWFSKAAEAGSVDAAFNLGILYAGRNDDRGAQRWYGRAAAAGHTDAALQVGIAMLRDGDEQAAERHLRCAAGGGSAEAAFRLASMLDARRPPQGQPALGETPPEKDECEEWYERAAEQGHRRAQVRVGMLAAERGDVVGAARWYRAAADAGSRNGAFNLGLLLAREGSEPEAALWWRRAADAGHGRAALRLALLFARRGELAEGQQWCARAVALGPAEVAERAARLREALQQELTA encoded by the coding sequence ATGGACGTTATGGGGGACAAGGCAACTCTGTGGGAGACAGGGCGGTTTGTGCAGTCGGACGCGGACGACCGGGACGAGACCGGGGCGGCCGACACCGAGGCGCGCCAGCGGTGCGCCGCAGCGACCGGTGATATCGCCGCGACGAGCGCCCTTGGTGCCCTGTTGCTGCGCCAGGGTGAGCTGGACGAGGCGGAGACCCATCTGCGCGCGGCCACCGGCGCGGGCGACCGGGCCGCGGCCAACAATCTGGGAGTCCTCCTCCATCAGCGTGGATACCCCGAAGAGGCCGCGGGATGGTGGCGGGTGGCGGCTGTCGCGGGCTCCGCGGCCGCGGCGCACTCCCTCGGCCGCCATCACCGCGAGCGCGGTGACGAGCCCGCCGCCGAGTACTGGCTTCGGCAGTCCGCGGAGGAGGGCCACGTCCTCGGCGCCTACGCCCTGGCCGATCTCCTGGAACACCGCGGCGACGTGGGGGCCGAGCGCTGGATGCGTACGGCCGCCGAGCGCGGTCACCGTGAGGCCGCCTACCGGCTGGCCCGCGTGCTGGAACGGCGCGCCGTGGACGATCTGCGCGCGGCGTCCGCTCTGCTCACCCCCCGCGCCACCCCGGGACGTCCCACCACCGCGCGCACCGGCGGCTCCAGGAACGCCGGAGGCGAGTCGGCGAGCGGCGGAAAGAACGGCGGCACCAAGGGTGGGGCCAAGCCCGCGGCCGAGGAGGCGGAGCAGTGGTACCGCCAGGCCGCGGCCCGCGGTCACCAGCGTGCCGCGCTGCATCTCGGCGCCATCCTGGAGAAGCGCGGTGAGCTGAAGGAGGCCGGTCGCTGGTACCTGACGTCGGCCAAGGACGGTGAGCCGCGTGCCGCCTGCGCGCTCGGCTTCCTGCTGCGCGACGCCGGGGACGAGGAGAACGCCGCCGTGTGGTGGCTCAAGGCGGCTCAGGCGGGGGACGGCAACGCCGCCAACGCCCTCGGGGCGCTGCACGCGGAGCACGGCCAGAACCAGACCGCCGAGCGCTGGTACCGCTCGGCCATGGACGCGGGCGACATCAACGGTGCCTACAACCTCGCGCTGCTCTGCGCCGAGCAGCAGCGCACCGCACAGGCCGAGCAGTGGTACCGGCGCGCGGCCTACGCCGGGCACAGGGAGGCCGCCAACGCCCTGGCGATCCTGCTGCTCCAGGGGGGCGACGCCGCGGGCGCCGAGCCGTGGTTCTCCAAGGCGGCCGAAGCGGGCAGCGTCGACGCCGCCTTCAACCTCGGCATCCTGTACGCGGGCAGGAACGACGACCGGGGCGCCCAGCGCTGGTACGGCAGGGCCGCGGCGGCGGGTCACACCGACGCCGCGCTCCAGGTCGGTATCGCCATGCTCAGGGACGGCGACGAGCAGGCGGCCGAACGGCATCTTCGGTGTGCGGCGGGTGGCGGAAGCGCGGAGGCCGCCTTCCGGCTGGCCTCGATGCTCGACGCGCGGCGCCCGCCGCAGGGGCAGCCCGCGCTCGGTGAGACACCGCCGGAGAAGGATGAGTGCGAGGAGTGGTACGAGCGGGCGGCCGAGCAGGGGCACCGCAGGGCGCAGGTCCGGGTGGGCATGCTGGCCGCGGAGCGCGGCGACGTGGTCGGTGCGGCGCGCTGGTACCGCGCGGCGGCTGACGCCGGCAGCCGCAACGGGGCTTTCAACCTGGGGCTGTTGCTGGCCCGCGAGGGCAGTGAGCCCGAGGCGGCGCTCTGGTGGCGGCGGGCGGCCGACGCGGGCCACGGCAGGGCCGCGCTGCGGCTGGCGCTGCTCTTCGCCCGCAGGGGCGAGCTGGCCGAGGGGCAACAGTGGTGCGCGCGGGCCGTGGCGCTCGGCCCCGCGGAGGTGGCGGAGCGGGCCGCCCGGCTGCGTGAGGCACTGCAACAGGAGCTGACGGCCTGA
- a CDS encoding Fur family transcriptional regulator, whose product MSDLLERLRGRGWRMTAQRRVVAEVLDGDHVHLTADEVHARAVSKLPEISRATVYNTLGEMVTLGEVLEVSTDRRAKRYDPNAHRPHQHLVCGRCGAIKDVRPAGDPLSDLPAAERFGYTISDVEVTYRGLCPECSGV is encoded by the coding sequence ATGAGCGACCTACTGGAACGACTGCGCGGACGTGGCTGGCGGATGACCGCTCAGCGGCGTGTGGTGGCCGAGGTCCTCGACGGGGACCACGTGCATCTGACCGCTGACGAGGTGCACGCACGGGCGGTGTCGAAGCTGCCGGAGATCTCCCGGGCGACGGTGTACAACACCCTCGGCGAGATGGTCACCCTCGGCGAAGTGCTCGAAGTGTCCACGGACCGCAGAGCCAAGCGGTACGACCCGAACGCGCACCGGCCGCATCAGCACCTCGTGTGTGGGCGCTGCGGCGCCATCAAGGATGTCCGCCCCGCGGGCGATCCGCTCTCCGACCTGCCGGCCGCGGAGCGTTTCGGCTACACGATCTCCGATGTCGAGGTCACCTACCGCGGCCTCTGCCCGGAGTGCTCGGGAGTCTGA
- a CDS encoding catalase: protein MTLEAHVTQGPLTTEAGAPVADNQNSETAGVGGPVLVQDQALLEKLAHFNRERIPERVVHARGAGAYGTFTLTRDVSQWTRAKFLSEVGKQTETFLRFSTVAGNLGAADAVRDPRGFALKFYTEDGNYDLVGNNTPVFFIKDAIKFPDFIHTQKRDPYTGSQEADNVWDFWGLSPESTHQVTWLFGDRGIPASYRHMNGYGSHTYQWNNADGEVFWVKYHFKTDQGIKTLTTSEAAETSGLDPDSHQRDLRQAIERGDFPSWTVQVQIMPAAEAADYRFNPFDLTKVWPREDYPPIEIGKLELNRNPENVFAEVEQSIFSPAHFVPGIGPSPDKMLQGRLFAYGDAHRYRVGINADHLPVNRPHATEARTNSRDGYLYDGRHAGNKNYEPNSFGGPFQTDKPLWQSNTVSGATGNHEAPSHAEDNDFVQAGNLYRKMSDAEKERLIENLAQNIAGVSRDDIAERAINNFRQADGDFGKRLEAAVQAHRA, encoded by the coding sequence ATGACGCTGGAGGCGCACGTGACGCAGGGACCGCTCACCACGGAGGCCGGGGCACCGGTCGCCGACAACCAGAACAGCGAGACCGCGGGCGTCGGCGGGCCGGTTCTGGTGCAGGACCAGGCACTGCTGGAGAAGCTGGCGCACTTCAACCGCGAGCGCATCCCGGAGCGTGTGGTGCACGCCCGTGGCGCCGGTGCCTATGGAACGTTCACGCTGACCCGGGACGTCTCCCAGTGGACGCGTGCGAAGTTCCTCTCCGAGGTCGGCAAGCAGACCGAGACGTTCCTGCGGTTCTCCACCGTCGCGGGCAACCTCGGTGCGGCCGACGCGGTGCGTGACCCCCGCGGATTCGCGCTGAAGTTCTACACCGAGGACGGGAACTACGACCTCGTCGGCAACAACACCCCGGTGTTCTTCATCAAGGACGCCATCAAGTTCCCCGACTTCATCCACACCCAGAAGCGCGACCCCTACACGGGCTCGCAGGAGGCGGACAACGTCTGGGACTTCTGGGGTCTTTCGCCCGAGTCCACCCACCAGGTGACCTGGCTCTTCGGCGACCGCGGGATCCCCGCCTCGTACCGTCACATGAACGGCTACGGCTCGCACACCTACCAGTGGAACAACGCCGACGGCGAGGTCTTCTGGGTCAAGTACCACTTCAAGACGGACCAGGGCATCAAGACCCTGACCACCTCCGAGGCGGCGGAGACCTCCGGGCTCGACCCCGACTCGCACCAGCGCGACCTGCGCCAGGCGATCGAGCGCGGCGACTTCCCCTCCTGGACCGTGCAGGTGCAGATCATGCCGGCGGCCGAGGCGGCCGACTACCGCTTCAATCCGTTCGACCTGACGAAGGTCTGGCCGCGCGAGGACTACCCGCCGATCGAGATCGGCAAGCTTGAGCTCAACCGCAACCCGGAGAACGTCTTCGCCGAGGTCGAGCAGTCCATCTTCTCGCCCGCACACTTCGTTCCCGGCATCGGTCCCTCGCCCGACAAGATGCTCCAGGGCCGGCTCTTCGCCTACGGCGACGCCCACCGCTACCGGGTCGGCATCAACGCCGATCACCTGCCGGTGAACCGCCCGCACGCCACCGAGGCGCGCACCAACTCGCGGGACGGCTACCTCTACGACGGCCGTCACGCGGGCAACAAGAACTACGAGCCGAACAGCTTCGGCGGCCCCTTCCAGACGGACAAGCCGTTGTGGCAGAGCAATACCGTCTCCGGCGCCACCGGCAACCACGAGGCGCCCTCGCACGCCGAGGACAACGACTTCGTGCAGGCGGGAAACCTGTACAGGAAGATGTCGGACGCGGAGAAGGAGCGTCTGATCGAGAACCTGGCGCAGAACATCGCTGGTGTCTCGCGCGACGACATCGCCGAGCGGGCGATCAACAACTTCCGCCAGGCGGACGGTGACTTCGGCAAGCGGCTGGAGGCCGCCGTCCAGGCGCACCGCGCCTGA
- a CDS encoding CBS domain-containing protein: MLVRDAMSTVVLTIGPTHTLRQAAGLMSARRVGAAIVLDPDTSGLGILTERDILNSLGTGQDPDTEPAGRHTTTDVVFAAPGWTLDDAAKAMSRGGFRHLVVLDDRGPVGVVSVRDILRCWSQAGIRPPADFTAEPRAGTMTP, from the coding sequence ATGCTCGTCCGTGACGCCATGAGCACGGTGGTCCTCACCATCGGCCCCACCCACACCCTGCGCCAGGCCGCGGGACTGATGTCCGCGCGCCGGGTCGGCGCGGCGATCGTCCTCGACCCCGACACCAGCGGACTCGGCATCCTCACCGAGCGCGACATCCTCAACTCCTTGGGCACGGGCCAGGATCCGGACACGGAACCGGCGGGGAGGCACACCACGACGGATGTGGTCTTCGCCGCACCCGGCTGGACACTCGACGACGCGGCCAAAGCGATGTCGCGCGGCGGCTTCCGGCATCTCGTCGTCCTGGACGACCGAGGCCCGGTGGGGGTCGTGTCGGTCCGCGACATTCTCCGCTGCTGGTCACAGGCCGGCATCCGCCCGCCCGCCGATTTCACGGCCGAACCCCGCGCGGGGACGATGACACCCTGA
- the hisN gene encoding histidinol-phosphatase — MPDYHDDLRLAHVLADTADAATMERFKALDLKVETKPDMTPVTEADKKAEELIRGQLGRGRPRDAILGEEYGLEGTGPRRWVIDPIDGTKNYVRGVPVWATLISLMEAAPEEEGGWRPVVGVVSAPAIARRWWAAKGAGAYTGRSLSSATRLRVSEVSRVQDASFAYSSLSGWEAQGRLDGFLDLTRTCWRTRGYGDFWPYMMVAEGSVDICAEPELSLWDMAANAIIVTEAGGNFTGLDGRPGPHSGNAAASNSLLHDELLGYLNQRY, encoded by the coding sequence ATGCCCGACTATCACGATGATCTGCGCCTCGCCCACGTCCTGGCCGACACCGCCGACGCCGCGACCATGGAGCGGTTCAAGGCCCTCGATCTGAAGGTCGAGACCAAGCCGGACATGACCCCCGTCACCGAGGCGGACAAGAAGGCGGAGGAGCTGATCCGCGGTCAGCTCGGCCGCGGCAGACCGCGTGACGCGATCCTCGGCGAGGAGTACGGCCTTGAGGGCACGGGCCCGCGGCGCTGGGTGATCGACCCGATCGACGGGACCAAGAACTACGTACGGGGCGTGCCGGTCTGGGCCACGCTGATCTCGCTCATGGAAGCCGCCCCCGAGGAGGAGGGCGGCTGGCGGCCCGTGGTGGGCGTCGTCTCCGCGCCCGCGATCGCCAGGCGCTGGTGGGCGGCGAAGGGCGCGGGCGCGTACACCGGGCGCAGTCTGTCGTCGGCGACGCGGCTGCGGGTCTCCGAGGTGTCACGGGTCCAGGACGCCTCGTTCGCCTACTCGTCGCTGAGCGGCTGGGAGGCCCAGGGCAGGCTGGACGGCTTCCTCGACCTGACCCGGACGTGCTGGCGCACCCGTGGTTACGGTGACTTCTGGCCGTACATGATGGTCGCGGAGGGTTCGGTGGACATCTGCGCGGAGCCCGAACTGTCCCTGTGGGACATGGCCGCCAACGCGATCATCGTGACGGAGGCGGGCGGCAACTTCACCGGCCTCGACGGCAGGCCCGGCCCCCACAGCGGCAACGCCGCCGCTTCCAACAGCCTGCTCCACGACGAACTTCTCGGATATCTGAACCAGCGGTACTGA
- a CDS encoding TetR/AcrR family transcriptional regulator: protein MPTARESLLDAATVELTRRPWPEVRMVEVALAAGVSRQTLYNEFGSKDGLARALVGRAAESYLRGAERVLAVRLGTADRLTALAEWTVGAARGSPLVRALLTGCWGERLPQPGPREAPGVRPGGVPSPRRARPPTPGPTQLMTSVRDRAVAALGKEFPQEDPEELSRRSETALRLALSYVVAPDGEGADSVECVRSALTSDGGARGDLPVS from the coding sequence ATGCCCACAGCGCGGGAATCGTTACTGGACGCGGCCACCGTGGAACTGACGCGCCGTCCATGGCCGGAGGTGCGGATGGTCGAGGTGGCGCTCGCGGCGGGGGTCTCCCGACAGACCCTCTACAACGAGTTCGGCAGCAAGGACGGGCTGGCGAGGGCCCTCGTGGGGCGGGCAGCCGAGTCGTACCTGCGCGGCGCGGAGAGGGTCCTCGCGGTGCGCCTCGGCACCGCGGACCGGTTGACCGCCCTCGCCGAATGGACCGTGGGCGCCGCGCGTGGCAGTCCGCTGGTGCGGGCCCTGCTCACCGGCTGCTGGGGGGAGCGGCTCCCGCAGCCGGGGCCGCGCGAGGCGCCCGGCGTGCGGCCGGGCGGGGTGCCGTCCCCCCGGCGGGCCCGGCCGCCGACGCCCGGTCCCACCCAGCTCATGACGTCGGTCCGGGACAGGGCGGTGGCGGCGCTCGGCAAGGAGTTCCCGCAGGAGGACCCGGAGGAACTCTCCCGGCGCAGCGAGACGGCCCTGCGGCTCGCGCTCTCCTATGTCGTGGCGCCTGACGGCGAAGGGGCGGACTCCGTGGAGTGCGTACGCTCCGCGCTCACCTCGGACGGCGGAGCACGGGGGGATCTGCCCGTCTCGTGA
- a CDS encoding DMT family transporter codes for MAWLLVIVAGLLETGFAVCLKLSHGFTRLWPTIAFASFALGSFGLLTLALRKLDVGPAYAVWTGIGAAGTAIYGMIFLDDVVSVLKIVSISLVVMGVIGLQLSGSAH; via the coding sequence ATGGCGTGGCTGCTGGTCATCGTCGCCGGGCTTCTGGAGACCGGTTTCGCGGTCTGTCTGAAGCTCTCGCACGGCTTCACCAGACTCTGGCCCACGATCGCTTTCGCGAGCTTCGCGCTCGGCAGCTTCGGGCTGCTGACCCTCGCTCTGCGCAAGCTCGACGTGGGCCCCGCCTACGCGGTCTGGACGGGCATCGGCGCCGCGGGCACCGCGATCTACGGAATGATCTTCCTGGACGACGTGGTCTCCGTCCTCAAGATCGTCTCGATCTCCCTGGTCGTGATGGGTGTGATCGGACTCCAGCTCTCGGGCTCCGCCCACTGA
- the rsgA gene encoding ribosome small subunit-dependent GTPase A: MRRYGKNPDEDDIRVRPNTKGNRPRTHTRPKHEDASWGMVLTVDRGRITCLVEDRTIMAMKARELGRKAAVVGDRVALVGDLSGKKDTLARIVRIEERGSVLRRTADDDDPYERVVVANADQLAIVTALADPEPRPRMIDRCLVAAYDGGLEPLLVLTKSDLASADKLLETYRPLGVPYVVTSRDELYEGRAADRVRDLLDGRVTAFVGHSGVGKTTLVNALVAQDRQRSTGHVNAVTGRGRHTTVSALALPLPEGGGRRGGWVVDTPGVRSFGLHHVEPSRVIKAFPDLEPGTENCPRGCTHDEPECALDAWVEEGHADPARLYSLRRLLASRERREGD, from the coding sequence ATGCGCCGCTACGGAAAGAACCCCGACGAGGACGACATCCGCGTCCGCCCCAACACCAAGGGCAACCGCCCCCGTACCCACACCCGCCCCAAACACGAGGATGCCTCGTGGGGCATGGTGCTGACCGTCGACAGGGGCCGGATCACCTGCCTTGTCGAGGACAGGACCATCATGGCGATGAAGGCCCGTGAGCTGGGCCGCAAGGCCGCGGTCGTCGGTGACAGGGTCGCCCTTGTCGGCGATCTCTCGGGCAAGAAGGACACCCTGGCCAGGATCGTGCGCATCGAGGAGCGCGGCTCTGTACTGCGCCGCACCGCCGACGACGACGACCCGTACGAACGGGTGGTGGTGGCCAACGCCGACCAGTTGGCGATCGTCACCGCGCTCGCCGACCCCGAGCCGCGCCCCCGGATGATCGACCGCTGTCTGGTGGCCGCGTACGACGGCGGTCTCGAACCTCTGCTGGTCCTCACCAAGTCCGACCTGGCCTCCGCCGACAAGCTGCTGGAGACCTACCGGCCCCTAGGTGTGCCGTATGTCGTGACCAGCCGCGACGAGCTGTACGAGGGCCGTGCGGCCGACCGGGTGCGCGATCTGCTCGACGGCAGGGTCACGGCCTTCGTCGGGCACTCGGGCGTGGGCAAGACGACGCTGGTCAACGCGCTGGTGGCGCAGGACAGGCAGCGCTCGACGGGACATGTGAACGCGGTGACGGGGCGCGGCAGGCACACCACCGTCTCCGCGCTCGCCCTTCCGCTGCCCGAGGGTGGGGGCCGGCGTGGCGGCTGGGTGGTCGACACTCCGGGTGTCCGTTCCTTCGGGCTCCACCACGTGGAGCCGTCCCGGGTCATCAAGGCCTTCCCCGACCTGGAGCCGGGGACGGAGAACTGCCCCCGCGGCTGCACTCATGACGAGCCCGAGTGCGCGCTGGACGCCTGGGTCGAGGAGGGGCACGCCGATCCCGCCCGGCTGTACTCGCTGCGCAGGCTCCTCGCGAGCCGGGAGCGACGCGAGGGGGACTGA